The Peptacetobacter hiranonis DNA window TTGCAGCCTGTCTAGCTTTGTTGTACTGTAGTCTTTCGTGTTCATTTAGGTATCTTTTTCTTAGTCTTATAGCGTCTGGAGTTATTTCAACTAATTCGTCCTCATCTATAAATTCAAGAGCTTCTTCAAGAGTGAATATTCTTGGAGGAGCAAGTTTGATAGCATCATCTGAACCAGAAGCACGAACGTTTGACTGTTTCTTGTTCTTACATGGGTTAACAGTCATATCGTCTTTTCTTGAGTTCATACCGATTATCATACCTTCGTAAACTTCAACACCTGGGTCAACGAACATAGTAGCTCTTTCACTTAAAGCATTAAGTGCATAACCCATAGTTGTTCCAGGTCCCTGAGATATTAGAACACCATTACTTCTTCCAGGTATTTCACCTTTGTGTTCTTCAAATCTTTCAAATGATCTTACAAGAGTACCTTCACCTCTAGTAACGTTTATGAATTCACTTCTGTAACCAAGTAGACCTCTAGTAGGAGCTATGAATTCTATTTTTACATAATCTCCTTCCATTTCCATTGATTCCATCATACCTTTTCTCTGGTTTAATTCATTTATTATTGTACCAGAATAAACTTCTGGGCAGTTAACGATAACTCTTTCCATTGGTTCAAGAAGAGTACCATTTTCATCTCTATGCATTAAAACCTCTGGTTTAGATACCCCTAGTTCGTATCCTTCACGTCTCATGTTTTCTATTAATATAGAAAGATGAAGTTCTCCACGTCCAGAAACTTTGTATCCGTCAGTAGTATCAAGAGGTTCAACTTTTAACCCAACGTTTACTTCAAGTTCTTTTTCTAATCTATCTTTTAAATGTCTAGTTGTAACGAATTTACCACTCTTACCAGCGAATGGAGAATCATTTACTAAAAAGTTCATAGAAAGTGTTGGTTCTTCTATGCTTATCATTTCTATTGGCTGTGGGTTATCTGGGTAACAGATAGTTTCACCTATTGATATATCAGGTATACCAGATATAACAACTATTTCACCACTTCCAGCTTCTTCAGTTTCAACCTGTTTTAAACCTTCATACACAGTAAGTTTACCTATTCTACCTTTTCTTGGCTCTTCAGCTTCACCACATATGCATACATTCTGTCCTGGCTGTACTTTACCTTTA harbors:
- the typA gene encoding translational GTPase TypA encodes the protein MAKHKIINIAVIAHVDAGKSTLVDAFLSQSGIFRANEEVRERVMDSNDLEQERGITIYSKNCSINYGDYKINIVDTPGHSDFSSEVERVMKTVDTVILLVDASEGPMPQTRFVLQKSLECGLKPILFINKIDKKDQRAEEVVDEVFDLFVDLNATDEQCEFPIIYGIAKQGIAKLDMEEESEDLSPLFKTIIDHVEAYPDYDDEPLQLQISSLAYDDYIGRLGIGRVYKGKVQPGQNVCICGEAEEPRKGRIGKLTVYEGLKQVETEEAGSGEIVVISGIPDISIGETICYPDNPQPIEMISIEEPTLSMNFLVNDSPFAGKSGKFVTTRHLKDRLEKELEVNVGLKVEPLDTTDGYKVSGRGELHLSILIENMRREGYELGVSKPEVLMHRDENGTLLEPMERVIVNCPEVYSGTIINELNQRKGMMESMEMEGDYVKIEFIAPTRGLLGYRSEFINVTRGEGTLVRSFERFEEHKGEIPGRSNGVLISQGPGTTMGYALNALSERATMFVDPGVEVYEGMIIGMNSRKDDMTVNPCKNKKQSNVRASGSDDAIKLAPPRIFTLEEALEFIDEDELVEITPDAIRLRKRYLNEHERLQYNKARQAAKNK